One window of Xanthomonas sp. 10-10 genomic DNA carries:
- a CDS encoding ATP-binding protein — protein MNALRRFIARRRQAPLWMWVGLRMSALAVVTVVVIAFGMWCYFNLRDNLILRKLPAAARTELEQLREQPTANEARLWQLFQQYYDVENFLPGLANPDWWMLWAMVTLSIPVIVVCGLLASRPLSRQFSQVASAAHRVSDGDFSARAQLVAGAPDELTALANDFNAMSGKLQQYERELRDSSAMLAHELRTPLNAAMGRVQGMLDEVFPRDPEQLRLVHRQLEQINRLIGDLHLVSLARAGQLVLEPEDFDLHELMAEQVEWAGPTIHALQMTITAPAPSGLRVYADRHRLGQVFSILIDNALRYAAAGKALDIQMGRDGGHVIVTFGDRGPGVEPAHLPHLLDRFWRADSSRARHSGGSGLGLAIASAICQAHDGCLTLSNRSGGGLLASVRLPLSR, from the coding sequence ATGAACGCCCTGCGGCGCTTCATTGCCCGGCGTCGGCAAGCGCCGCTGTGGATGTGGGTCGGCTTGCGGATGAGCGCGCTGGCGGTAGTGACCGTGGTGGTGATCGCCTTCGGCATGTGGTGCTATTTCAATCTGCGCGACAACCTGATCCTGCGAAAATTGCCAGCGGCTGCACGTACCGAACTCGAACAACTGCGCGAACAACCCACTGCGAACGAGGCGCGTCTGTGGCAGTTGTTCCAGCAATACTACGATGTGGAAAATTTCCTGCCCGGACTGGCCAACCCGGATTGGTGGATGCTGTGGGCCATGGTGACGCTGTCCATCCCGGTGATAGTGGTCTGCGGCCTGCTCGCATCGCGTCCGCTCTCTCGGCAATTTTCACAGGTCGCCAGCGCCGCGCACCGGGTCAGCGATGGCGATTTCAGCGCACGCGCGCAGCTGGTGGCCGGCGCACCGGACGAGCTCACCGCGCTGGCGAACGACTTCAACGCCATGAGCGGCAAGCTTCAGCAGTACGAACGCGAATTGCGCGACTCCAGCGCAATGCTGGCGCATGAATTGCGCACACCGCTCAACGCCGCCATGGGCCGTGTGCAAGGCATGCTGGACGAGGTCTTCCCACGCGACCCCGAACAACTTCGACTGGTGCATCGTCAGCTGGAACAGATCAACCGGCTGATCGGCGATCTGCACCTGGTGTCGCTGGCGCGCGCCGGTCAACTGGTGCTGGAGCCCGAAGACTTCGATCTCCACGAGCTGATGGCCGAGCAGGTGGAATGGGCTGGCCCGACAATCCACGCGTTGCAGATGACGATCACCGCTCCTGCGCCTTCCGGACTACGCGTCTACGCCGACCGTCATCGCCTGGGCCAGGTGTTTTCCATCCTGATCGACAATGCGCTGCGTTATGCCGCCGCGGGCAAAGCGCTGGACATCCAGATGGGTCGCGATGGCGGGCATGTGATCGTCACGTTCGGCGACCGCGGCCCCGGCGTGGAGCCTGCGCATCTGCCGCACCTGCTGGACCGCTTCTGGCGCGCGGACAGTTCACGCGCGCGGCACTCCGGCGGCAGCGGCCTGGGCCTGGCCATCGCCTCGGCCATCTGCCAGGCGCACGATGGCTGCCTGACCCTCAGCAATCGCTCCGGCGGCGGGCTGTTGGCCAGCGTGCGATTGCCACTTTCGCGCTGA
- a CDS encoding efflux transporter outer membrane subunit — MIPQMTAHRCSRALHLAAVAVLLGGCSLTPAYQRPAVTVPGTFGSGQAVAAAAPSAPVGIELTLQERAFVQAFAPDRDLRPLLQRALAHNSDFRRAALQVEQARAHYRIERAARVPTIGVGAQQLRQRFDDPALDARYQQDLVVANAGIGNVELDFFGKLQAMSEAARQRYLASTYGRDAARGALIAEVLRAYTAERASAQALQQLQAADADSAALLAIAQQQYRIGLMAREQRDGQQHQADQAHVAALQGADDHAAALRALQLLAGYDSAPVPGDLQRLVAADTSSTAWRALDSSLLLQRPDIQQAELELRAANADIGAARAAFFPSITLSSSVGTASDGLNGLFSAGHGMWSFSPQLNLPLFDGGRNRANLALAQVRQRADVAAYEQAIQSAFREVADALDAHATLAESEPRVRAQAEREQLRVTRMARRVDAGLEDRTTLLTERLRTTQAQLDYLTTARQRVLSRIALFQAFYGVCLPPFVDC, encoded by the coding sequence ATGATTCCACAAATGACTGCGCATCGTTGTTCCCGCGCCCTGCATCTTGCGGCAGTTGCCGTGCTGCTGGGCGGCTGTTCATTGACGCCTGCTTACCAGCGACCGGCGGTGACCGTGCCGGGCACCTTCGGCAGCGGGCAGGCGGTGGCCGCCGCGGCACCGAGCGCGCCGGTGGGTATCGAGCTGACTCTGCAGGAACGCGCATTTGTGCAGGCGTTCGCGCCGGATCGCGATCTGCGGCCGCTGCTGCAACGCGCGCTTGCGCACAATAGCGACTTCCGTCGCGCCGCCTTGCAGGTGGAGCAGGCACGGGCGCACTACCGCATCGAGCGGGCGGCGCGTGTACCCACCATCGGCGTGGGCGCACAACAGCTGCGGCAGCGTTTCGACGATCCGGCCCTGGACGCACGCTATCAGCAGGATCTGGTGGTCGCCAACGCGGGTATCGGCAATGTCGAGCTGGATTTCTTCGGCAAGCTGCAGGCGATGTCCGAGGCGGCGCGGCAGCGCTATCTGGCCAGCACTTATGGACGCGATGCGGCGCGTGGCGCGCTGATTGCCGAGGTGCTGCGCGCCTACACCGCCGAACGGGCAAGCGCCCAGGCGCTGCAGCAGCTGCAAGCTGCCGATGCCGACAGCGCTGCGCTGCTGGCGATCGCACAGCAGCAGTACCGGATCGGGCTGATGGCACGCGAGCAGCGCGATGGCCAGCAGCATCAGGCCGACCAGGCGCACGTCGCGGCACTGCAGGGGGCCGACGACCACGCTGCGGCGTTGCGTGCGCTGCAGTTGCTGGCCGGTTACGACAGCGCGCCGGTGCCCGGAGACCTGCAGCGCCTGGTTGCCGCAGACACGTCCAGCACGGCATGGCGTGCGCTGGATTCCTCGCTGTTGCTGCAACGCCCGGACATCCAGCAGGCGGAACTGGAACTGCGCGCGGCAAACGCCGATATCGGCGCCGCACGCGCTGCGTTCTTTCCATCGATCACCCTGAGCAGCAGCGTGGGCACCGCCAGCGACGGCTTGAATGGGCTGTTTTCCGCCGGCCACGGCATGTGGAGCTTCAGCCCGCAATTGAATCTGCCGTTGTTCGATGGCGGCCGCAATCGCGCCAATCTTGCGTTGGCGCAGGTACGCCAGCGCGCCGATGTCGCTGCCTACGAACAGGCGATTCAATCCGCCTTCCGCGAGGTTGCCGATGCGCTCGACGCACACGCCACCTTGGCCGAGTCCGAGCCACGCGTGCGTGCGCAGGCCGAGCGTGAGCAGTTACGCGTGACGCGGATGGCCAGGCGCGTGGATGCAGGCCTGGAAGACCGCACCACGCTGTTGACCGAGCGCCTGCGCACGACGCAGGCACAACTGGATTACCTGACCACCGCACGCCAGCGCGTGCTGAGCCGGATCGCGCTGTTCCAGGCGTTCTACGGCGTTTGCCTGCCCCCTTTTGTTGATTGCTGA
- a CDS encoding DUF72 domain-containing protein, translating to MTDLFASAPPALNGIHVGIGGWVYAPWRAGMFYPDGLVQRRELEYASRHVTAIEINGTYYGAQKPATYAKWRDEVPPGFVFSAKAPRRITQSRTLAGTKAQVEDFVGGIVELGDTLGPLVWQFEQGHRLQADDLDAFLTLLPRRAGQRSLRHVLEIRDHAAVDASLLALVRRHGVATVFTDSDEHPSFADLSTDFVYARLMRSQARLHAGYPAPALKRWAERIHAWRRGENPADLPHVGPMSPAAGTPREVFVFFISAAKERNPAAAMALLKELSAA from the coding sequence ATGACCGATCTGTTCGCTTCCGCGCCGCCCGCCCTGAACGGCATCCATGTCGGTATCGGCGGTTGGGTGTATGCGCCCTGGCGTGCAGGCATGTTCTATCCCGACGGCCTGGTGCAGCGGCGCGAGCTGGAATACGCCAGCCGCCACGTCACCGCCATCGAAATCAACGGCACCTATTACGGTGCGCAAAAACCGGCGACCTACGCGAAATGGCGCGATGAGGTGCCGCCCGGCTTCGTGTTCTCTGCCAAGGCGCCGCGACGCATTACCCAGTCGCGCACGCTGGCGGGCACCAAGGCGCAGGTGGAGGACTTCGTCGGCGGCATTGTCGAGCTCGGCGATACCCTGGGGCCGCTGGTGTGGCAATTCGAACAGGGGCATCGGCTGCAGGCCGACGACCTGGATGCCTTTTTGACGCTGCTGCCCAGACGCGCAGGCCAACGCAGCCTGCGGCATGTGCTGGAGATTCGCGACCATGCAGCGGTGGATGCGTCGCTGCTCGCATTGGTGCGCCGCCACGGCGTGGCCACCGTGTTCACCGATTCGGACGAGCATCCCTCCTTTGCCGATCTTTCCACCGACTTCGTCTACGCGCGCCTGATGCGTAGCCAGGCGCGCCTGCATGCCGGCTATCCGGCGCCGGCATTGAAACGATGGGCCGAGCGGATCCATGCCTGGCGACGCGGCGAAAACCCGGCCGATCTGCCGCATGTGGGTCCCATGTCACCGGCGGCAGGCACGCCGCGCGAGGTGTTCGTGTTTTTCATCAGTGCGGCCAAGGAGCGCAATCCGGCGGCGGCGATGGCCTTGCTGAAAGAGCTGTCCGCTGCATAA
- the panB gene encoding 3-methyl-2-oxobutanoate hydroxymethyltransferase: protein MQPTTREHPAPYGTAPTAGVPLPRVRIPHLLQMKRRGQKWAMLTAYDMYTAAIFEDAGIPVLLVGDSASNNVYGHDTALPVTVDELLPLVRAVTRSTRRPLVIADLPFGSYQASAEQCFHTAVRFMKEGGAHAVKLEGGIDMLPQVRKLASSGIPVMAHIGFTPQAEHQLGGYRVQGRGEDAQRLIDTALAFESAGAFGLLIEMIPGDLAAQITAAVSIPTVGIGAGNRCDAQVLVWQDMAGLRSGRLPRFVKQYADLHGVLGKAARSYAADVEAGSFPAAEHTF from the coding sequence ATGCAACCGACTACGCGCGAACATCCCGCCCCTTACGGCACCGCACCCACTGCCGGCGTGCCGCTGCCGCGCGTACGCATCCCGCACTTGCTGCAGATGAAGAGGCGCGGCCAGAAGTGGGCAATGCTGACCGCCTACGATATGTACACCGCAGCGATCTTCGAAGACGCCGGGATCCCGGTGCTGTTGGTCGGCGACTCCGCGTCCAACAATGTCTATGGACACGACACCGCGTTACCGGTGACCGTCGACGAGCTGCTCCCGCTCGTTCGTGCGGTGACGCGCTCCACCCGCAGGCCTTTGGTGATCGCCGACCTGCCGTTCGGCTCCTACCAGGCCTCTGCCGAGCAGTGCTTCCATACTGCGGTGCGCTTCATGAAAGAGGGCGGCGCCCACGCAGTGAAGCTGGAAGGCGGCATCGACATGCTGCCGCAGGTGCGCAAACTCGCCAGCAGCGGCATTCCGGTCATGGCCCACATCGGCTTCACCCCGCAAGCCGAACACCAGCTTGGCGGCTATCGCGTGCAGGGCCGTGGCGAGGACGCACAGCGTTTGATCGATACCGCGCTTGCGTTCGAATCTGCCGGGGCATTCGGCCTGCTGATCGAAATGATTCCCGGCGATCTTGCCGCGCAGATCACCGCCGCGGTGTCCATCCCGACCGTCGGCATCGGTGCCGGCAACCGCTGCGATGCGCAAGTGCTGGTGTGGCAGGACATGGCCGGCTTGCGCAGCGGTCGCCTGCCACGCTTCGTCAAGCAATACGCAGATCTGCACGGCGTGCTGGGCAAGGCCGCACGCAGCTATGCCGCCGATGTGGAAGCCGGCAGCTTTCCTGCAGCCGAGCACACGTTTTAG
- a CDS encoding Lrp/AsnC family transcriptional regulator: MDEIDRHILAELQSDGRLSVTELAERIGLSVSPCHRRVRALEQSGVIKSYRAQLDPSAVGLNFSAIVFVILREGDRHGVEAFEAAVAQVPEVVQAQRLFGDPDYLLHVLVRDLAAFQQLYDTRLSALPSVQRLTSTLVMKHVVQDRPLPLAPR, translated from the coding sequence ATGGATGAGATCGATCGACACATTCTTGCCGAACTGCAATCCGATGGCCGGCTTAGCGTGACCGAGTTGGCCGAGCGCATCGGTCTGAGCGTGTCCCCGTGCCACCGGCGCGTGCGTGCGCTGGAGCAGTCCGGCGTGATCAAGAGTTATCGCGCGCAGCTGGACCCGAGTGCGGTGGGGTTGAATTTTTCCGCCATCGTCTTCGTGATCCTGCGTGAGGGCGACCGCCACGGTGTCGAAGCGTTCGAAGCTGCGGTTGCGCAGGTGCCTGAGGTCGTGCAGGCGCAGCGGTTGTTCGGCGATCCCGACTACCTGTTGCATGTGCTGGTGCGCGATCTGGCCGCCTTTCAGCAGCTCTACGACACGCGCCTGTCGGCACTGCCCAGCGTTCAACGCCTCACCTCTACCTTGGTGATGAAGCATGTGGTGCAGGACCGTCCGCTGCCGCTTGCACCACGCTAG
- a CDS encoding response regulator yields MTGKKVLLVEDDADSASILDAYLRRDGFDVAIAGDGERAIHLHRQWAPDLVLLDVMLPKLSGIEVLSAIRRAGDTPVIMVTAIGDEPEKLGALRYGADDYVVKPYSPKEVVARVHAVLRRSVAVRAPGEPLRHGRLSVDPAAVVATVQRETGDSVALDLTPTEFNLLASLLKTPFKAFTRSELLDACLPDSDALERVVDSHIHNLRRKLEVHGITGVLVTVRAVGYRFQ; encoded by the coding sequence ATGACGGGCAAAAAGGTTCTGCTGGTGGAAGACGACGCCGATAGCGCCAGCATCCTGGATGCCTATCTGCGTCGCGACGGCTTCGACGTTGCCATCGCCGGAGACGGCGAGCGGGCGATACACCTGCATCGCCAGTGGGCGCCGGATCTGGTGCTGCTGGACGTGATGCTGCCCAAGCTCAGCGGGATCGAGGTGCTGTCGGCGATCCGTCGCGCCGGCGATACGCCGGTCATCATGGTGACCGCCATCGGCGACGAGCCGGAGAAGCTCGGAGCACTGCGTTACGGCGCCGACGATTACGTGGTCAAGCCGTACAGTCCCAAGGAAGTGGTCGCGCGCGTGCATGCGGTGCTGCGCCGAAGCGTGGCAGTGCGTGCGCCGGGCGAGCCGTTGCGGCACGGCCGCCTGAGTGTGGACCCGGCCGCAGTCGTGGCAACCGTGCAACGCGAAACCGGCGACAGCGTTGCACTCGACCTGACGCCGACCGAATTCAATCTGCTCGCGTCGTTGCTCAAGACCCCGTTCAAGGCATTTACCCGCAGCGAATTGCTCGATGCCTGCCTGCCCGACAGCGATGCGTTGGAACGGGTGGTGGATTCGCACATCCACAACCTGCGCCGCAAGCTGGAAGTGCACGGCATCACCGGCGTGCTGGTCACCGTGCGTGCAGTGGGATACCGCTTCCAATGA
- a CDS encoding serine hydrolase has translation MILNRWLTGGVLMLATLVTTTHAADLPAGMQQFDAQMERVRKQFDVPGIAVAIVKDGQVVLERGYGVREIGKPEPVQADTLFAIASNTKAFTAASLSILADEGKLSLDDKVIDHLPWFRMSDPYVSGEMRVRDLLAHRSGLSLGAGDLLFWPTTSYSTEEVVQRLAKVPLNGGFRDRYAYDNILYAVAQKVIEQVSGQSYAAFLQQRIFAPVGMRGTRFNADHLQPGDNAAVGHAKYDFTELRTVAPLTWSNNSGAGGIYASAHDMALWMKVQLAGGVLADGTPLFSAKRQQEMWSMITPIAITEPPVPELAGARPNFAGYGEGWTLSDYRGHRLVWHTGGWPGMVSRLTLVPDQKLGVVVLTNQEVGAAFNAVTLQVLDALLQVPATDWTAAYAKALEKADGDADASWKKHLDARASRSTPSLPLRSYAATYRDPWYGDVVIRQDGKRLRMQFSRTAQLVGTLEHWQHDSFIVRWDDRGLNADAFVNFALTADGAVREMRMQAISPLTDFSFDFQDLLLTPVK, from the coding sequence GTGATCTTGAACCGATGGCTGACGGGAGGCGTGCTGATGCTGGCGACCCTGGTGACAACGACGCACGCGGCCGACCTGCCGGCCGGCATGCAGCAATTCGATGCGCAGATGGAACGGGTGCGCAAGCAATTCGATGTGCCCGGCATTGCGGTAGCCATCGTCAAGGATGGCCAGGTGGTGCTGGAACGCGGCTACGGCGTGCGCGAGATCGGCAAGCCCGAGCCGGTGCAGGCAGATACGCTGTTTGCGATCGCCTCCAACACCAAGGCGTTCACCGCAGCGTCGCTCTCGATTCTGGCCGACGAAGGCAAGCTGTCGCTCGACGACAAGGTCATCGACCATCTGCCGTGGTTTCGGATGTCCGACCCCTACGTCAGCGGCGAGATGCGCGTGCGCGATCTGCTCGCGCACCGTAGCGGGCTGAGCCTGGGCGCCGGCGACCTGTTGTTCTGGCCGACCACCAGCTACAGCACCGAAGAGGTCGTGCAGCGCCTGGCCAAGGTGCCGTTGAACGGTGGGTTTCGCGACCGCTATGCGTACGACAATATCCTGTACGCCGTCGCGCAGAAGGTGATCGAGCAGGTCTCCGGGCAGTCCTACGCCGCGTTTTTGCAGCAGCGCATCTTCGCCCCGGTGGGCATGCGTGGCACGCGCTTCAACGCCGACCATCTGCAGCCCGGCGACAACGCCGCTGTGGGCCATGCCAAGTACGACTTCACCGAGCTGCGCACCGTTGCGCCGTTGACCTGGTCCAACAATTCCGGTGCCGGCGGTATTTACGCAAGTGCGCACGACATGGCGTTGTGGATGAAGGTGCAGCTGGCCGGTGGCGTGTTAGCCGATGGCACGCCGCTGTTCAGCGCCAAGCGGCAGCAGGAGATGTGGTCGATGATCACGCCGATCGCCATTACCGAGCCGCCGGTGCCCGAACTGGCTGGCGCGCGTCCCAATTTTGCCGGCTATGGCGAGGGATGGACTCTGAGCGATTATCGTGGCCATCGGTTGGTGTGGCACACCGGCGGCTGGCCGGGCATGGTGTCGCGGTTGACCCTGGTACCCGACCAGAAGCTGGGCGTGGTGGTGCTGACCAATCAGGAAGTGGGTGCGGCATTCAATGCGGTGACCTTGCAGGTGCTGGATGCGCTCTTGCAGGTGCCGGCAACCGACTGGACTGCTGCCTATGCGAAGGCCTTGGAAAAAGCCGACGGCGATGCGGATGCCAGCTGGAAGAAGCATCTGGACGCGCGCGCGTCACGCTCCACGCCCTCGTTGCCGTTGCGCAGTTATGCAGCGACCTATCGTGACCCATGGTACGGCGATGTGGTGATCCGTCAGGACGGCAAGCGCCTGCGAATGCAGTTTTCCAGGACGGCGCAACTGGTTGGCACGCTGGAACATTGGCAGCACGACAGCTTTATCGTGCGCTGGGACGACCGCGGCTTGAATGCCGATGCCTTCGTCAATTTCGCGCTCACTGCCGACGGCGCGGTGCGCGAGATGCGCATGCAGGCAATCTCGCCGTTGACCGATTTCAGCTTCGATTTTCAGGATCTGCTGCTGACGCCGGTGAAGTAG
- a CDS encoding DMT family transporter translates to MPTTDLRKAQLQIHFCVLLWGITAILGKLITLQALPLVWWRMLIVVAALALWPRVWRGLRGLSARVVLGYCGIGALVALHWLTFYGAIKLANASVAATCIALAPVFTAVIEPWVTQRPFRPRELLFGLAVLPGVALVVGGVPDGMRAGVVVGAISAVFVGLFGSLNKRMVTHADPLTVTALELGAGTLTLTVLAPAMPLLLPSLHGDLLMLPSLHDGVLLLALSLACTLLPFALALVALRHLSAYSVQLVTNLEPVYAIVLAIALLGEQRELTLQFYLGVAIILGAVFLHPVLERRRKVVHPEVLGTAEAKNIVD, encoded by the coding sequence ATGCCCACGACCGACCTGCGCAAGGCGCAACTGCAAATTCATTTCTGCGTGCTGCTTTGGGGCATCACCGCGATCCTGGGCAAGTTGATCACGCTGCAGGCATTGCCGCTGGTGTGGTGGCGCATGTTGATCGTGGTCGCGGCCCTGGCGCTGTGGCCGCGGGTGTGGCGAGGCTTGCGCGGCCTGTCCGCGCGCGTGGTGCTGGGCTATTGCGGCATCGGCGCCTTGGTGGCACTGCACTGGTTGACCTTCTATGGCGCGATCAAGCTGGCCAACGCATCGGTGGCGGCGACCTGCATTGCCCTGGCGCCGGTGTTCACTGCCGTGATCGAGCCATGGGTGACGCAGCGGCCGTTCCGTCCGCGCGAGTTGCTGTTCGGCCTGGCTGTCTTGCCGGGGGTGGCGCTGGTGGTCGGCGGCGTGCCCGATGGCATGCGTGCCGGGGTGGTGGTCGGCGCGATTTCGGCCGTATTCGTCGGGCTGTTCGGCTCTCTCAACAAACGCATGGTGACCCATGCCGACCCGCTCACCGTCACCGCCCTGGAGCTGGGTGCCGGCACGCTGACCTTGACCGTGCTGGCACCGGCCATGCCGCTGCTGCTGCCATCCCTGCATGGCGATCTGTTGATGCTTCCCAGCCTGCACGATGGCGTGTTGCTGCTCGCACTGTCGCTGGCCTGCACCCTGCTGCCGTTTGCGCTGGCGCTGGTCGCGCTGCGCCATCTGAGCGCGTATTCGGTGCAGCTGGTGACCAATCTGGAGCCGGTCTACGCCATCGTGCTGGCCATCGCGCTGCTGGGCGAACAGCGCGAGCTCACGCTGCAGTTCTATCTCGGCGTGGCGATCATTCTTGGTGCGGTGTTCCTGCACCCGGTGCTGGAACGCCGGCGCAAGGTGGTGCACCCGGAAGTGCTGGGCACGGCCGAAGCCAAGAACATCGTCGACTGA
- the rraA gene encoding ribonuclease E activity regulator RraA, which produces MTWTTPDLCDRFPEVTVAEPLFRHFGGRSVFCGPIATVRCFEDNSRVRELASTPGEGRVLVVDGQGSLKHALLGDQIAAHAVTHGWAGVLIHGCVRDVEILATLPLGVLALAACPRRTERRDLGEVDVPVNFAGVPFVPGHWLYADTNGVLVAPLPLDSAGGAI; this is translated from the coding sequence ATGACCTGGACCACGCCCGATCTGTGTGACCGTTTTCCCGAGGTGACCGTTGCCGAGCCGTTGTTCCGCCACTTCGGTGGGCGCAGCGTGTTCTGCGGGCCGATCGCGACCGTGCGCTGCTTTGAAGACAACTCGCGCGTGCGCGAACTGGCCTCTACGCCGGGCGAGGGGCGGGTGCTGGTGGTGGATGGCCAGGGCTCGTTGAAACATGCGCTGCTGGGCGACCAGATCGCGGCGCACGCGGTTACCCATGGTTGGGCCGGAGTGCTCATCCATGGCTGCGTGCGCGACGTCGAGATCCTGGCCACGCTGCCGCTGGGCGTGCTGGCACTGGCCGCCTGCCCGCGGCGCACCGAGCGGCGCGATCTGGGCGAGGTGGATGTGCCGGTGAATTTTGCCGGCGTCCCGTTCGTGCCGGGTCATTGGTTGTACGCCGATACCAACGGCGTGCTGGTCGCGCCGCTGCCGCTGGACAGTGCCGGCGGCGCAATCTGA
- a CDS encoding cation:proton antiporter has translation MTTPQMSVYFFLQAAAILLVCRLVGMLAKRIGQPQVVGEMIAGVMLGPSLFGLVLPQLQASLFPKQTMDVLYVFAQFGVGLYMFLVGTDFRGDHFRARYRSAMSVSLAGIAVPFALAFAMCPWLLNVQGLFSEKAKLMEASLFLGAAIAITAFPMLARIIHERGLTNSPLGTLALTAGAFDDAAAWCILAVVLASFGGSWGSAYLAIGGGVAYALFMLFVGRHLLRRLADHVAPDRPLSNSVLAIVLMLFCVSAWAMDAIGIHAVFGGFLLGVCLPKGALTEKLREMMQPFVVVLLLPLFFTYSGLKTQLSVLLQPQIMLAGVAILAASFIGKGVACWAAARATGENNRDAMAIGSLMNARGLMELIIINIGLQAGVIEQGLFSVLVLMAILSTLMATPLFNWIMRRHANVTDAVPSLQQR, from the coding sequence ATGACCACTCCGCAGATGTCGGTGTACTTCTTTTTGCAGGCCGCAGCGATTTTGCTGGTGTGCCGTCTGGTGGGCATGCTGGCCAAGCGTATCGGGCAGCCGCAGGTGGTGGGCGAGATGATTGCCGGGGTGATGCTCGGCCCGTCATTGTTCGGCCTGGTGTTGCCGCAGCTGCAAGCGTCGCTGTTCCCCAAGCAGACCATGGATGTGTTGTACGTGTTCGCGCAGTTCGGCGTGGGCCTGTACATGTTTCTGGTCGGTACCGACTTCCGCGGCGATCACTTCCGTGCGCGCTATCGCAGCGCGATGAGCGTGTCGCTGGCCGGCATCGCGGTGCCGTTTGCGCTGGCCTTTGCGATGTGCCCGTGGTTGCTCAATGTGCAAGGCCTGTTCTCGGAGAAGGCCAAGCTCATGGAAGCCTCGCTGTTCCTGGGCGCGGCCATTGCGATCACCGCCTTCCCGATGCTGGCGCGCATCATCCACGAGCGCGGCCTGACCAATAGCCCATTGGGCACGCTGGCACTGACCGCCGGCGCATTCGACGATGCGGCGGCGTGGTGCATTCTGGCGGTGGTGCTGGCCAGCTTCGGCGGCAGCTGGGGCAGCGCGTATCTGGCCATCGGCGGCGGCGTCGCGTATGCGTTGTTCATGCTGTTTGTCGGCCGGCACCTGCTGCGTCGCCTGGCCGATCACGTGGCGCCGGATCGGCCGCTCAGCAACAGCGTGCTGGCGATCGTGCTGATGCTGTTCTGCGTCAGCGCCTGGGCGATGGATGCGATCGGTATCCATGCCGTGTTCGGCGGCTTCCTGCTGGGGGTGTGCCTGCCCAAGGGCGCACTGACCGAGAAGCTGCGCGAGATGATGCAGCCGTTCGTGGTGGTGTTGCTGCTGCCGTTGTTCTTCACCTATTCGGGCCTGAAAACCCAGCTCAGCGTCTTGCTGCAGCCGCAGATCATGCTGGCCGGCGTGGCCATCCTGGCGGCATCGTTCATCGGCAAGGGCGTGGCCTGCTGGGCCGCCGCGCGCGCCACCGGCGAAAACAACCGCGATGCGATGGCGATCGGCTCGTTGATGAACGCACGCGGTTTGATGGAGCTGATCATCATCAATATCGGCTTGCAGGCCGGAGTGATCGAGCAGGGGTTGTTCTCGGTGCTGGTGCTGATGGCGATCCTGTCCACCTTGATGGCCACGCCGCTGTTCAACTGGATCATGCGCCGCCACGCCAACGTGACCGACGCGGTGCCGAGTCTGCAACAGCGGTGA